The genomic DNA GCGGGCGGGTTGCGGGCGTATGGCGCGGGGATTTTGAGTTCGTCGGGGGAGTTGGCGTATTCGGTGCAAAGCCCGGAACCGCAACGCCGGCCCTTGCAACTGGAGCGCACGATGCGCACGCGCTACAAGATCGATACCTACCAGCAGACGTATTTTGTGATCGACAGTTTTGAGCAGCTGTTTGACATGACAGCGGCGGACTTTGCGCCGATCTATGAGCGGCTGCGGGGGTTGCCGGAGTTTGCGGCGGATGAGCGGGAGGTGGTTGCGGGTTGAATTTTGAATGAAATTGACTGCGAGCGCATATCCATCAAGCGCTAGAGCCTAAAAACACCAAAAACCACCCTCACCCCCGCGCCATCTCCTTCAGACACGCCCGCATCACCGCAGGATCAAACGCCATCTGCATATGCGCCACCCCCTCCACCAACCGGTTATCCGCGCCCATCAACATCGCCGTACCCGCAGGAAAAACGATGTTGTCGCAGTTCGAATACCAGCAAATAAACCGGGCCGCTCGGGCAGCGGGCTCGTCCTGCTGTAGCTGCTGCACCCAGTCACTCCCCAACGCCATCTGCTGGCCATTGACCGAGCGACTGAAGCGCCCGGCCCAGGTGCCGCCATGCGGTGTGCCCAGCGTAATGACCCGGTGCACGCGCGCCGCAGCGCGGTCCGCAGGCAAGGAGCGCAGCCAGGCGCGGGCCACCAGCCCGCCCATGCTGTGGCCCACCACCACCGGCGCCATGCCGGTGACCTCGGTCACGCGCTGCACTGCGGCGTCGATGGTGGCCGCGTAGTCGTCCATCGAGCCAAAGGCGGGCTCCAGCGTGACCGCCACATAGGCATGGCCGCGCTCGCGCAGCGCAGCCAGCCACGGCAACCAGAACCCCCGGTTGCACAGAAAGCCATGCACCAGCACCACGCCCCGGCGCGTGGCCCGCTGGCCGGGCGCCAGGGGCGGCAACCAGTCGGGCACGGCGCTGTGGCGAAAGGGCTGGCGCCAGCCGAACACCGCCAGCGCCAACCGTGCCTCGGCCCACCAGGCCGATGCCAGCTGCCGCCATGACGGCCGTGGCGCGGGGTCAGCGCGGTTCACACGCAGCATGGTCACGAACTGCAGCCCCAGCACCAGCCCGAACAATGCCAGCGCGACGGCCACGCCCGCCAGCGCCATCAGCGGCGAGCGGGGCCATTGCCATGCCAGCCAGGCGATCGTG from Acidovorax sp. T1 includes the following:
- a CDS encoding esterase/lipase family protein, which codes for MNARWQQAVVLFNLLATIAWLAWQWPRSPLMALAGVAVALALFGLVLGLQFVTMLRVNRADPAPRPSWRQLASAWWAEARLALAVFGWRQPFRHSAVPDWLPPLAPGQRATRRGVVLVHGFLCNRGFWLPWLAALRERGHAYVAVTLEPAFGSMDDYAATIDAAVQRVTEVTGMAPVVVGHSMGGLVARAWLRSLPADRAAARVHRVITLGTPHGGTWAGRFSRSVNGQQMALGSDWVQQLQQDEPAARAARFICWYSNCDNIVFPAGTAMLMGADNRLVEGVAHMQMAFDPAVMRACLKEMARG